One genomic region from Bacillus aquiflavi encodes:
- a CDS encoding Asp23/Gls24 family envelope stress response protein codes for MSIELKTQYGQIEISNEVIATIAGSAATDCYGIVGMASKNQLKDGLSEILRRENFTRGVIVRQEDEEVHIDMYIMVSYGTKISEVAHNVQSKVKYTLDKTVGLAVDSVNIFVQGVRVTNL; via the coding sequence ATGTCCATTGAATTAAAAACACAGTACGGACAAATTGAAATTTCTAATGAAGTAATTGCAACAATTGCCGGCAGTGCAGCTACAGATTGTTATGGCATTGTTGGAATGGCATCAAAGAACCAACTAAAAGACGGTCTATCTGAGATTTTGCGGAGAGAAAATTTTACCCGCGGTGTGATCGTTCGCCAAGAAGATGAAGAAGTTCATATTGATATGTACATAATGGTCAGCTACGGTACAAAGATATCTGAAGTTGCTCACAATGTACAATCAAAAGTGAAATATACTCTTGATAAAACAGTTGGACTAGCTGTCGATTCTGTCAATATTTTTGTGCAAGGAGTTCGTGTAACGAACCTGTAG